The following proteins are co-located in the Onychomys torridus chromosome 6, mOncTor1.1, whole genome shotgun sequence genome:
- the LOC118586266 gene encoding speckle-type POZ protein-like codes for MSGDQTAQRWNDPQIRVQNFFYRWTISNFHLFQEEIREHIRSPTFSIGANDKWCLRVHPNGVDEESKGYLSVYLVLLSCPKSPVWAKFQFFIISTEGETTHGECKPLVSMFMPGVELGFKKFILQNFLLAFAPWLLPDDKLTLLCKVSMVHESLSTSDQNRKPGIYVPRCTLADELGELWENSQFTDCCLVVAGQEFQAHKAILAARSPVFRAMFEHDMEENTKNRVEIPDLEPQVFKVMVGFIYTGKAPDLHSMADAMLAAADKYGLERLKVMCEEALCRDLSVENAAHTLFLADLHRAGQLKTQALDFITSHASEVSETSGWKTMVGSCPHLVAEAYHSLASARCPFQEPPSNA; via the coding sequence ATGTCAGGGGACCAGACAGCCCAGAGATGGAATGACCCCCAAATCAGGGTCCAGAACTTTTTCTACAGGTGGACCATCAGCAACTTCCATTTATTTCAGGAGGAAATTCGGGAACAcattagaagcccaacattctcaaTAGGAGCCAATGACAAATGGTGTTTGAGAGTACATCCTAATGGGGTTGATGAAGAAAGCAAAGGTTACCTCTCAGTTTACCTAGTATTGCTCAGCTGTCCAAAGAGTCCTGTTTGGGCAAAGTTCCAGTTCTTTATCATAAGCACCGAAGGAGAGACAACCCACGGTGAGTGCAAACCTCTAGTCTCTATGTTCATGCCAGGTGTTGAACTGGGATTTAAAAAGTTCATCCTTCAAAACTTCCTTTTGGCCTTTGCACCTTGGCTTCTCCCAGATGACAAGCTCACCCTCCTCTGCAAGGTGAGCATGGTCCATGAATCTTTGAGTACCTCTGACCAGAACAGAAAGCCAGGAATTTATGTTCCCAGATGCACATTGGCAGATGAGCTAGGAGAGCTGTGGGAGAATTCCCAATTCACAGACTGCTGCCTGGTGGTAGCTGGCCAGGAATTCCAGGCTCACAAGGCCATCTTAGCAGCTCGAtctccagttttcagagccatgtttgAACATGACATGGAGGAGAACACAAAGAACCGTGTTGAGATCCCTGACCTGGAGCCACAAGTCTTCAAGGTAATGGTGGGCTTCATTTACACTGGGAAGGCACCAGACCTCCACAGCATGGCAGATGCTatgctggcagctgctgacaaGTATGGCCTGGAGCGTTTGAAGGTCATGTGTGAGGAAGCTCTCTGCAGGGACCTCTCTGTGGAGAACGCTGCCCATACTCTCTTCTTGGCTGACCTCCATAGAGCAGGGCAGCTGAAAACCCAGGCACTGGATTTCATTACATCTCatgcttctgaggtctctgagacCTCAGGCTGGAAGACAATGGTGGGGTCATGTCCCCACTTGGTAGCTGAAGCATACCATTCCCTGGCTTCTGCTCGCTGCCCTTTCCAGGAGCCCCCCTCAAACGCCTAA